The DNA window ATGCCATGGAAGCCGTTAAAAGTGTATAACCCTGGAATACTGCGCGTTAAATCTCCATTATTACGAAAAGTAAATTTTTGCGCACTTTCAAAGCTAATAATATCGGTTAATCTGAAAGGCGGAATACTGCTATCAAGAAAATCAGCTTGAAGTCGTTGGTATGCTCTTTCTGCAATTGGTAGTTTAGTAAGTTCTGCACGAGCTACTCTAACCGCCTGATTGTCTATTTCAGTTTGTGTAACGCCCTCTTTTAACAATGCAGCAATATGATTCATCAGCTCAGTACGCGTCTGCATGTTCAAATCACCGGGTAAATTTCTATCTAAATAAGCACTAAACCAGACCGTAATATCTTCACTTTCGAAATACTCAGGATTAAATAGCATTAAATAACATTTCAGCGTTTCATATAAATAACTCAGATGCTCAGGATGAGCTTCCATTTCTTTTATTAACGTGTTGGCAATAAAAGGTTCTAAATAGGTTTGTAAAGAACGTTTATAGGCATTAGCAGAAGACGCTTTAATTTCAGTAAGTTTATTAAAGCCAACTGAAGATGCATCCTCAGGATCAATAAATTGAGCATTAGTTGCTGGTAGGTTTCTTAATGCATTTAATCGGTCATTTAGTACCAGTAAATTATTTCTGTCAAAAGACGATGAGTCTAATTCTTGGTATGTAGTAATTGCTTCATCTGTGGCATCAATTAAGTTGCTATTCCATGCAAAGCTAAAATACCAAGAAATTGAAAAACCAAGTAAAGCAATGCACGCAAGTGATACACTAGCAACACGAAGCCACTTATTTTGCTTATCATGATGTTTGTTAGTGCTTGCTAAGTTTTGCTCAGGAAAAATAACACTCTCTAAAACGTTTTTAATAAAAAAACTTTTAGATTGGTTTATATAATCGGTTTTACCTGCACTAGCATCATTTAAAAAGCTTGAAGGGGTACCCTCTTGAGTTGCGCTGGTTAAATACACGCCTCTGAACATAGGTAACTCTTCATAAGCGTTAGGAGTAAAAATCTCTTTTAAGAAGTCATCAGCTACCCCTTGTAGCACACGTAGCTGTCTGGGGAATTCAAAGATTTTAGCTCGAATAGCTTCATTACGCTCGTTGATTAGTCGGCGGTTCAACATCTCTGTAAGTTTAGAAATTAAAGCATGGAATTCTTTGTTGAATGCATCGACTTGAGTATCTTTATCTAAATCAAGCTCAAAGGTGATCCCCCAAACTTGTTCACATTCTTCTTCTGTAAGTTCGCCAAAGAACTCCCTGAATCCTTCAATTAAATCTACTTTAGAAAAAATAACATAGACAGGAAATGTCATACCAAGCTGGTTTTGTAATTCTTGAAGGCGTTGTTTTATAGCACGCGCATGAAGATTTCGCTCAGTTTTTGTCTGACTCATAAGTTCAGAAATACCCATACTGATCATTACCCCATTTATAGGGCGTAATGGCCGATGCTTTCTTAGTAAACCAAGAAAGCCTTCCCATGCTCTAGAGTCATGTTTAGCGTGGCTACTTTGCGTTGTGTAACGACCAGCGGTGTCGATTAATACCGCTTTATTGGTAAACCACCAATCACAATTGCGCGTACCACCAACACCATGCACTAAATCAACTCCAAGCTTATCCTTTAATGGGTAATCTAGGCCTGAATTATGAATAACCGTTGTTTTACCTGCGCCAGGTGGACCAATCATGATATACCAAGGTAACTGGTATATATTTTTACCTTTAAATAGTTTTACGTCTTTGAGTAAATCTATGGCTTCATTCATTCTGGTTTTTAAGGTGGTTATTTCTTCATTAACTTCACTACTATTTGCATCGTTGTTATCTATTAGCTCATCTGCCATTTTTTCATCACGTTTGCTTTGCTGCATAAGGCGATAAATTTTGGTCACAGAAAAAACAAGTAGTATCAATAAAATAGTTAATAGTCTTGCTGCAACACCGGCAAGCGGTACATAATCTGCAACCGCAATTAAAGGGCCACCAAACCAAATTAATAATGACAAGGCTAAAAAACCGATAATTAGCATAGCGGTTCGAGACGTTAGTGCGTAGGTTATTTTTTTAAATTTTTGTGAGAAACTCATTACAGCCTCATTAAAATAATAGATCGATTTCAATTCTGCGGTTTAACGACCGAGAAGCTGAATCTGAATTGCTGGCGATAGGCTCTGCTGCGCCCTTTCCTTCTGGCCATAGACGACCGCTCAAGTTGGTGCTTTTAGCCATTAAATTAGCAACCTGTGTTGCTCTAGCTAAAGATAGATGCCAATTAGAAGGGTACTTATCAGTGCTAATTGGTAAGTCATCTGTGTGACCTGTTATGAGGACTCGCCCTTTAGTTCCTTCTAGGCTTAACGCTAACTTTTCTAAAATAGGCTGGAATGAAGGGAGAAGTTGTGCGTCTCCTTGCTTAAACAAGTTTTCACTATTAATTGTAATGCGGATCCCGTCAGAGTTTTTAGCAACGGCGACAATCCCCATTTTAATCTCTGTTTGCAGCAACTGTTCAAGCACACGTAACTGCTGATCTTTTTTATCAACCGTTTGGTTGACTGCTAAGGGGTGAATACCAGCTAGTTTTTCATTAACCGCAAAAACATCATTATTCAGCTTCATATTTATCGATAAATAAATCATCAATAATATTAGTCCCAATACAGAAAATATGACCCACAGTGGGACTTGATTTCTCAGTTCAACACCAGCCGCCACTCTCTGCTTCCAGTTTGGAGACAGGTTGTTGTTGATTGGCCCATTAAGCTGGTTTAATAAATGATAAAGTTGTGAACGGTAATCTTCAATTTTTGTATCACCACCGGCACCTAGGCGGTATTTACCCTTAAATCCTAAGTTCAAGCAATGATATTGCAACTCTAAAAATTGTTGATTTCTCTCAGGTTGAGCTAGTCCTGAATCAAGTAGCGTGTAAAAATATTCACCGCCGAATGTTTCTTTATGAAAGGTAGAAAGCAGACTTTCATCAGCCCATTCCATTGAGCTCCATTTTGAGTTCAATACAGACTCATCAAGAATGGCGCACAAACAATAGCGCGAATTATTGATCACTTCTTTTGATAAGTGCTGATTGCGAACTTCCACTTCAAATCGTTTGATAGCCTCAACACAACGATGCTTAAGCGCTGCGAGGTTGCTCATTTCAAGCGATTGATTAATTGAAATTACAAGAGAAAAACAATCGGTTGCCGCTTCTAACAAAGGATTTTTAAATATCGATACTTTGCTACTACCCAGCGGTTTTGAAGAAGGTGGCTCGACTGACATCACTGTTTTATCAGCGTCATTTTGCGCCGGATTACTACTTGGCGTGTTTCGGCCTAGTCTACCTGGGCGTGGTTTGATAATGGTTTCGTCCATTGAAACTCTTCCTTTTAAAAAGTTAAGTTCTTATCGCCCAGAGGCTTAATTGCAGCTCTGGGTAGCTTCCTGAGAGGTGAATAGCAATTCCCCCACTGGAACGTAATTTATCCCAATGCTCACCATGCCTATTTAATTCAAAATAATGAAAACCAGCATGATAAGGAATTTGTCTTGGTGCTGTTGGTAAATTACTAATCGTAATACCTGGAATTTGGTTGTTTACCAAATCTCGAATAGTTTCTACACTGCCAATTTTAATTTGCGAAGGTAGAATTTTTCTTAATTCTTCATGGGGCACACTGGCTTTAATTGCTAAAACAAATTGAGCTGAGTTGAGAATAGACTTGTCTTTTAGCGCGCCAAAAGAAATACCAAATTTGCTTTGCTCAAGTTTAATTTCAGTTGCTGTTTGCTCAATAACATGGCTTAACGACTGGTATAAAAAGTTAACTACTTCATTAAATACCTGCCCTAAATTAGTATGGTCATAATTAGGTAATTTAGGCACTCTTTTATTGGCCGTGCTGAAAGTTGATAACTCGCCCGCCAGCTCAATTAAACGACTATAAAATACATTAGGGTGTAAACTATTGACGCTAAGCAAGTTATTAAATATCGCATCATACTTATTTAGTGTTTGCAGCATGATAAAGTCAGCAACTGAGGTGCTTCCTGCATAGCCTTGACTGAGTCTAGCGGCTATGCTTTCAGCGCGTTGCTTTATCATTGAACCAATTTCTCTAACTAACCCTGATAAAGGTTTGCATTGCCCTACTTTTAAAGATGGAGGAATATACTTGGCATCTAACTTTATTTGCCCTTCACTACTCACATCTATAATTCTCGCCAAAGGCAGTACGATATAGCCTGAGTGATCATCAGAAGACAGCATCAATTTGCTATACACTTTCGCAACTTGAATAATTTCTTGAGACTGCGCTCCTAATAAATCATCACTCACTGACAGGTCATTGAGTTTATAGCGAGTCACTGTATTATCGTCGGCTGAAGATATATTAATCCCGCTATTTTTTAGCGCAGGGATGGCAAGATAAACAACTTCATCAAAAACATCTTTATTAACCACTAGCGGTTCTGGTAATGACGTTGATTGAGGCATATCTATTGGTAATAAATCTGGAGTGATTGCTGATAATGAGTCCACAGCAAACTGCCCGCTGTTAAGCAATTCATTATCAATACTTATATCGATTAACCCCCATGGATCAGCAAGATTGCCACTGCATACTTGCTTGATAACATTGGAAATATACTTATCTGCTTGTTGAAAGTGCTGAGGTCTTAAAAACATCCCTTCAGTCCAAGCAACACGAGTGTTATCACCCATTTTTAAAAATCCTTTTTTATTGCTCTCTCATGTATGTCGCAATTGCTTCTACATTTACATTAATATCGTCATAACCGGTAGGGTCAACTTCTATAACGGCTCTCCATCTTGCTTGATCTATATTTCTATAAGCAACAACAACCCCAACGTAACGCGTATTACGATTAAGGCTCATTTTATATTGCTGTACTGAATCAGGCTGAAGTTCTAACTCATCTTTTTTTAATAAGTCAGGTCCGAGTATCTTTTCAGGTGTGTCATACAAGCTAAAAAAGTCCTGCGTGTCAAAAATAGTTCTTGAGCTAAGCTCAAAAATTTTCATTACCACTGGAGAAGGACGTTCTGATGTATCTGGATTAACACTTTTAGATACATTAATGATCAGATCGGTAGAAGGGGGTACGATTTTATTCATCGTCGTACATCCCAGTACCAAAAATAGTAAACTAAAACTCAATAAGTAGAGCTTAACTTTGTACATTATTTACTTTCCTTTCTAGTGCGTTTCTTTGATTCGATCGTTATATGCTTTTAAGAAATCGTCAGACAATGCCATGGCACCTTTAGTGCTCACTTCCTGAGAAATATCATCATATAAACTTTGATATAACTTCCAGCATTTAGACTCTATTTGACCAGGGATAATTTTTAACACATTAGAATTATCATTTGCCTGCTGATTAATTTGCATGGGAGAAACCTGCGACAACATCCCTTTTAATACGCCATCTGCACCAGCGAGTAATGCATGCTCATGCTTACGTGTGTCTATAAAGCTTTCTTTGATAGATTCATTCGAAGACAGAAAGCTTGCACTATTTTTTATGAACAAGTTCTGAATAACGTCATCAATGTTGGCAGAAAATTTTAATGGATTGTTTTGCTCAGCCTGAAACATCGTATGATTCAATCTTAATTTGTTTTTTACAATCGCGCGTTGACGTAAAGATTCCATAAGCTCAGTGAGCAATAAATTTAGCCCTTGACCCATTTCAAACCACAGTTTTTCATCATTCAGTGAACCTTTAAGCTCGTCTTTAACACCAAGTCCCTTTAAAAACGCATCAGATAAAATCTTGTCACTTTGAACCACGTTTTTTACTGGTGCAGACTGTATGTCCGGCTTGTGCTCATTAGCGTGGCTATTTGAACGGGGGGGTTCTTGAATAGGCGCAGGGGTATCAACAGGTACTGATGAATTGTTAGCGTTATTGCCAATATCAAACTCATCGGTATTCATAAGGCGCGTTAATTCATCCCAGTCTTCAGGAATATGGTTATCTGTTGTTTGTTGCGCAGTCACTGATATCTCAGGCATCGACTCATTCATAATTGAGTCATCGAATAAAGGTATCTCCTGCTCAGCCGGTTGAGTATTTTGCGCAGCAAAAGAATCTACTGATTGAAAGTTGCTTGGAGCAGAGTTACTCACATCGGCTTGCTGATCAGATGCTAGCACCACATTGACTTGAAAATCGCCAATGGTTAATACGTCACTGTCTGACAAACGTTGTTTGTTACCTTGGCCAAGCGGTGCTACAGCAAAATTAATAAATAAACCATTGGTTGAATTATCGTACACGTAAAAAGAGTCACCTTCTTTTTCTATTGTGCCGTGTTTACTTGAGATTATTTTTTCGGGATCGGGAAGGTGCCAATCACACGCTTCAGAACGACCAAAAGTTAATGAATCTTTTACAGTTTTGGTAGCTTCAATTTCAGGCGAGAGTCTGTGATAACTAGTGATGTTTAGTATCAGTTCCATTTGATAAGTCAGTCCCTTATATCATTATTGTGAACAGGATAAAGTAGAAGCGAAACTATTGTCAACATTGAAATGAACACAGAAAAATATCGCGCTATTGATTTTGTATCTAAAACAGGACGTTTGATAAACGCATTATATAGCGTTGAACTATTTTATTTTAATGCTTTATAACTAGGCTAAAAATAGCCTGTTTTAGAGACACCTTCTAGCTTTAAACAGACTTTTTCAATTAACAATAAGGCAAGTTTACCTACAACAATATGTCATTCAGGCATTGCTATAATTGTATATTTTTGTAAAATACATCCTTATATCAGAGGGAAAATTGATAGATAAGCAGAGAATATTTACCTTTGTAATTATTTAACTTAACACAATAAAAGGATTTTTTTATGAGTAGTACTAATGATAACAACGATAAAACTCAGATTGCTTCCCTAGACTCAAACAACAAAAAAGCGTCGAGCATTCGTAAACAAAACCTACTTGGCAAAAAAATATCTGGCCGCTACTTTATTGAAGAGCTGATCGGCCAAGGTGGGATGTGTTACATCTACCGTGCGCGCGATACCTTTTTAGAAAACAGCAGTCGCTCAGAAGCCACAGTAGCAATTAAAGTACTTCAAGAAGAATTCTCAAGCTCTGAAGAAGCTATTTCATTACTAAAGGAT is part of the Pseudoalteromonas sp. DL-6 genome and encodes:
- the tssM gene encoding type VI secretion system membrane subunit TssM, translating into MSFSQKFKKITYALTSRTAMLIIGFLALSLLIWFGGPLIAVADYVPLAGVAARLLTILLILLVFSVTKIYRLMQQSKRDEKMADELIDNNDANSSEVNEEITTLKTRMNEAIDLLKDVKLFKGKNIYQLPWYIMIGPPGAGKTTVIHNSGLDYPLKDKLGVDLVHGVGGTRNCDWWFTNKAVLIDTAGRYTTQSSHAKHDSRAWEGFLGLLRKHRPLRPINGVMISMGISELMSQTKTERNLHARAIKQRLQELQNQLGMTFPVYVIFSKVDLIEGFREFFGELTEEECEQVWGITFELDLDKDTQVDAFNKEFHALISKLTEMLNRRLINERNEAIRAKIFEFPRQLRVLQGVADDFLKEIFTPNAYEELPMFRGVYLTSATQEGTPSSFLNDASAGKTDYINQSKSFFIKNVLESVIFPEQNLASTNKHHDKQNKWLRVASVSLACIALLGFSISWYFSFAWNSNLIDATDEAITTYQELDSSSFDRNNLLVLNDRLNALRNLPATNAQFIDPEDASSVGFNKLTEIKASSANAYKRSLQTYLEPFIANTLIKEMEAHPEHLSYLYETLKCYLMLFNPEYFESEDITVWFSAYLDRNLPGDLNMQTRTELMNHIAALLKEGVTQTEIDNQAVRVARAELTKLPIAERAYQRLQADFLDSSIPPFRLTDIISFESAQKFTFRNNGDLTRSIPGLYTFNGFHGIFNIEKGKMLGNLMASSWVYGQEASGTYDISKAEIEKKLEQRYFQDYIYYWQSFLDDLSLNQYSSPAEGVNITDVLAGSEAPIKNIINAVKKNVQLTKLPVSENQKVAGDIAANAAKVAMQTKANRIKRFLPDEAPKFEVELPGYQVEEAFEDIIDIDIQQLDNIQKNLRELNIYLTKLDRGDQLKYSIKDQISGKSKPSFIRQLEYQSSDLPYPFNSWLLDISRDTSNITKNSANRHLNEIWKSKVLREYNAAIVGRYPFAPQAEKEVSIKDFTRFFGPNGTIDNFFNSYVAPSVDMSSSPWKFEKDIGISNNTLKMFEHAFKIQTAFFERGSNTPRIEFGLRTFNLDKTVSSFMIEIDGQSMIYRHGPLKVTNFVWPGASGQSKTRVVFTPPNGGRSINTTYQGEWSLYRMLDELSEKRSKTRQDLELHFSLMGNNAKVELLPSSIRHPFWNSSVEKFSCPTRL
- the tssL gene encoding type VI secretion system protein TssL, long form, giving the protein MDETIIKPRPGRLGRNTPSSNPAQNDADKTVMSVEPPSSKPLGSSKVSIFKNPLLEAATDCFSLVISINQSLEMSNLAALKHRCVEAIKRFEVEVRNQHLSKEVINNSRYCLCAILDESVLNSKWSSMEWADESLLSTFHKETFGGEYFYTLLDSGLAQPERNQQFLELQYHCLNLGFKGKYRLGAGGDTKIEDYRSQLYHLLNQLNGPINNNLSPNWKQRVAAGVELRNQVPLWVIFSVLGLILLMIYLSINMKLNNDVFAVNEKLAGIHPLAVNQTVDKKDQQLRVLEQLLQTEIKMGIVAVAKNSDGIRITINSENLFKQGDAQLLPSFQPILEKLALSLEGTKGRVLITGHTDDLPISTDKYPSNWHLSLARATQVANLMAKSTNLSGRLWPEGKGAAEPIASNSDSASRSLNRRIEIDLLF
- the tssK gene encoding type VI secretion system baseplate subunit TssK; its protein translation is MGDNTRVAWTEGMFLRPQHFQQADKYISNVIKQVCSGNLADPWGLIDISIDNELLNSGQFAVDSLSAITPDLLPIDMPQSTSLPEPLVVNKDVFDEVVYLAIPALKNSGINISSADDNTVTRYKLNDLSVSDDLLGAQSQEIIQVAKVYSKLMLSSDDHSGYIVLPLARIIDVSSEGQIKLDAKYIPPSLKVGQCKPLSGLVREIGSMIKQRAESIAARLSQGYAGSTSVADFIMLQTLNKYDAIFNNLLSVNSLHPNVFYSRLIELAGELSTFSTANKRVPKLPNYDHTNLGQVFNEVVNFLYQSLSHVIEQTATEIKLEQSKFGISFGALKDKSILNSAQFVLAIKASVPHEELRKILPSQIKIGSVETIRDLVNNQIPGITISNLPTAPRQIPYHAGFHYFELNRHGEHWDKLRSSGGIAIHLSGSYPELQLSLWAIRT
- the tssJ gene encoding type VI secretion system lipoprotein TssJ — its product is MYKVKLYLLSFSLLFLVLGCTTMNKIVPPSTDLIINVSKSVNPDTSERPSPVVMKIFELSSRTIFDTQDFFSLYDTPEKILGPDLLKKDELELQPDSVQQYKMSLNRNTRYVGVVVAYRNIDQARWRAVIEVDPTGYDDINVNVEAIATYMREQ
- the tagH gene encoding type VI secretion system-associated FHA domain protein TagH; translation: MELILNITSYHRLSPEIEATKTVKDSLTFGRSEACDWHLPDPEKIISSKHGTIEKEGDSFYVYDNSTNGLFINFAVAPLGQGNKQRLSDSDVLTIGDFQVNVVLASDQQADVSNSAPSNFQSVDSFAAQNTQPAEQEIPLFDDSIMNESMPEISVTAQQTTDNHIPEDWDELTRLMNTDEFDIGNNANNSSVPVDTPAPIQEPPRSNSHANEHKPDIQSAPVKNVVQSDKILSDAFLKGLGVKDELKGSLNDEKLWFEMGQGLNLLLTELMESLRQRAIVKNKLRLNHTMFQAEQNNPLKFSANIDDVIQNLFIKNSASFLSSNESIKESFIDTRKHEHALLAGADGVLKGMLSQVSPMQINQQANDNSNVLKIIPGQIESKCWKLYQSLYDDISQEVSTKGAMALSDDFLKAYNDRIKETH